One Sphingopyxis macrogoltabida genomic region harbors:
- a CDS encoding TetR/AcrR family transcriptional regulator, producing MLVDEKDAGGRRLSTADATRARILTSAQHAFSSRGYGDVGLRAIAAMAGCDTTLIQRYFGPKERLFERALAETLNVGPLLDGPRETFGARAAAFFGRERGTDVQPVQMLIFATSDPTSRAIALRLMEQQVVQPIADWLGGSAARKLAVRISMICSGYFLYSRILNLEPETADAGDMTDQWLAEQLQMVVESSH from the coding sequence ATGCTGGTGGATGAAAAGGACGCAGGGGGACGAAGGCTGTCTACTGCCGACGCAACACGCGCTCGCATTTTGACCTCCGCTCAGCACGCGTTTTCCTCGCGGGGTTATGGGGACGTGGGCCTGAGAGCGATTGCCGCGATGGCCGGTTGCGACACGACCCTCATTCAACGCTACTTTGGACCCAAGGAGCGTCTATTCGAGCGTGCGCTGGCAGAGACACTCAACGTGGGGCCACTTCTCGACGGACCGCGCGAGACCTTCGGAGCACGAGCCGCCGCCTTTTTTGGGCGTGAACGCGGCACCGACGTTCAACCCGTCCAAATGCTGATCTTTGCAACGTCCGACCCCACTTCGCGCGCCATCGCACTTCGTCTCATGGAACAGCAGGTTGTGCAGCCAATCGCCGATTGGTTGGGCGGTTCTGCTGCGAGGAAACTGGCGGTTCGCATATCAATGATCTGTAGCGGATATTTTTTGTACAGCCGCATACTCAACCTAGAGCCCGAAACCGCTGATGCTGGTGACATGACAGATCAATGGTTAGCCGAACAACTTCAGATGGTTGTCGAAAGCTCCCACTAG
- a CDS encoding SPOR domain-containing protein has product MRSFRTALLLALPLVSAAMLAAPAHADVKQGVEAWQAGDYQAAVAEWRPLALAGDADAQFNLGQAYKLGRGVPSDLSQAEAWYRKAAKQGHLQAEDNLGLILFTANRRDEAMTYITRSAERGEPRAQYVLGTAMFNGDLAAQDWPRAYALTKRASDAGLGIASARLAQLDNLIPLEQRQRGLAMLPEMEKSEQRARLAAVNAAAPAPAKPAPSPVKTASLPASQPGTSYTPPPVITPAPAPAPVPVRAPAPAPVAAAPVAVPPAPAPLSSPAAEAAAAAAVQATANAAAATAAAPVPVRAVPTPIQTAAIPPSQPAAAPVQPGTTYAAPPESGELPLAAAPAPAPAPEPVAASPAPVEAAPPPAPAPAAAPAPAPVRHAAASPWRAQLGAFGVEGNARKLWLSLEKKHPSFAARQPYLVQGKLTRLQVGDFANKGEAESFCATLRKSGQACLVVDK; this is encoded by the coding sequence ATGCGTTCATTCCGCACCGCCCTTTTGCTGGCGCTCCCGCTCGTTTCGGCGGCGATGCTCGCCGCCCCCGCGCACGCCGATGTCAAACAGGGCGTCGAGGCATGGCAGGCGGGCGATTATCAGGCGGCGGTCGCCGAATGGCGCCCGCTCGCGCTGGCGGGCGACGCCGATGCGCAGTTCAACCTCGGTCAGGCATACAAGCTCGGCCGCGGCGTGCCGTCCGACCTCTCCCAGGCCGAAGCCTGGTACCGCAAGGCCGCCAAACAGGGCCATCTCCAGGCCGAGGACAATCTCGGCCTCATCCTCTTCACTGCCAATCGCCGCGACGAGGCGATGACCTATATCACCCGGTCGGCCGAGCGCGGCGAACCGCGCGCGCAATATGTCCTCGGCACCGCGATGTTCAACGGCGACCTCGCGGCGCAGGACTGGCCGCGCGCCTATGCGCTGACCAAGCGCGCCAGCGACGCCGGGCTCGGCATCGCTTCGGCGCGGCTCGCCCAGCTCGACAATCTGATCCCGCTCGAACAGCGCCAACGCGGCCTCGCGATGCTTCCCGAAATGGAAAAGAGCGAACAGCGCGCGCGCCTCGCCGCGGTGAACGCCGCCGCGCCGGCGCCCGCCAAGCCCGCGCCGTCGCCGGTCAAGACCGCCAGTCTGCCCGCATCGCAGCCCGGCACCAGCTACACCCCGCCGCCGGTGATCACGCCCGCGCCCGCTCCGGCGCCTGTCCCGGTTCGCGCGCCTGCGCCTGCGCCCGTCGCCGCAGCACCGGTCGCCGTGCCTCCGGCGCCCGCCCCGCTTTCGTCGCCCGCGGCCGAAGCCGCTGCCGCCGCAGCCGTTCAGGCGACCGCTAACGCCGCCGCCGCGACCGCTGCCGCCCCCGTTCCCGTCCGCGCCGTGCCGACGCCGATCCAGACCGCCGCGATCCCGCCGTCGCAGCCCGCCGCCGCGCCCGTGCAGCCCGGCACCACCTATGCCGCGCCGCCCGAAAGCGGCGAACTGCCGCTCGCTGCGGCCCCGGCTCCCGCGCCTGCGCCTGAGCCCGTTGCGGCCTCACCCGCGCCGGTCGAGGCCGCACCGCCGCCCGCTCCGGCGCCTGCCGCCGCACCGGCGCCCGCCCCGGTCCGCCACGCCGCCGCCAGCCCGTGGCGCGCGCAGCTCGGCGCCTTCGGAGTCGAGGGCAACGCCCGCAAACTGTGGCTCAGCCTCGAAAAGAAGCATCCCTCCTTCGCCGCCCGCCAACCCTATCTGGTCCAGGGCAAGCTCACCCGCCTGCAGGTCGGCGACTTCGCCAACAAGGGCGAAGCCGAAAGCTTCTGCGCCACCCTCCGCAAATCGGGTCAGGCCTGCCTCGTCGTCGACAAATAG
- a CDS encoding ParA family protein, whose translation MRVLALASQKGGSGKTTLSGHLAVQAQLAGAGPVVLIDIDPQGSLADWWNERETDLPAFAQTTVARLASDLEILRQQGFKLAVIDTPPAITMAIQSVIGVAELIVVPTRPSPHDLRAVGATVDLCERAGKPLVFVVNAATPKAKITSEAAVALSQHGTVAPVTLHHRTDYAASMIDGRTVMEVDPNGRSAEEIRQLWSYMNDRLEKNFRRTIFSAPLPSQAGYGAVRPMGGGFGRRIAGQ comes from the coding sequence GTGCGCGTTTTGGCATTGGCTTCACAAAAAGGCGGGTCGGGCAAGACGACATTGTCGGGGCATCTGGCGGTGCAGGCGCAGCTTGCCGGCGCCGGACCGGTCGTGCTGATCGATATCGATCCGCAGGGTTCGCTTGCCGACTGGTGGAACGAACGCGAAACCGACCTGCCGGCCTTTGCGCAGACCACCGTTGCGCGGCTTGCTTCCGACCTCGAAATCCTGCGCCAGCAAGGCTTTAAACTGGCCGTCATCGATACGCCCCCGGCGATCACCATGGCGATCCAGAGCGTTATCGGCGTTGCCGAACTGATCGTCGTCCCGACGCGCCCGAGCCCGCACGACCTGCGTGCCGTCGGCGCCACCGTCGACCTGTGCGAGCGCGCGGGCAAACCGCTGGTGTTCGTCGTCAACGCCGCGACGCCGAAGGCAAAGATCACCAGCGAGGCCGCGGTCGCGCTGTCGCAGCATGGCACCGTCGCCCCGGTCACCCTGCATCACCGCACCGATTATGCCGCGTCGATGATCGACGGCCGCACGGTGATGGAAGTCGATCCCAACGGCCGCTCGGCCGAGGAAATCCGCCAGCTCTGGTCCTATATGAACGACCGGCTGGAGAAGAATTTCCGCCGCACCATCTTCTCGGCGCCGCTGCCTTCGCAGGCGGGTTACGGCGCGGTCCGTCCGATGGGCGGCGGTTTCGGCCGCCGCATCGCGGGCCAGTAA
- a CDS encoding SPOR domain-containing protein, translated as MKRNMLMKLAISGFVLGVTTFGNGTLASASNKPTVAEKSAGAARVALEKGKANKAVGHAEAAVAASPRDAGYRALLGQAYLNDGRFDSAAAALTEAMELGATDANTILALTLAQIAQGKTPDAVALLNAHQATVPAPDAGLALALAGDSESAIYVLTEAARAEGASARTRQNLALAFALSGRWAQARVLAAQDLSLAKLDARMGEWSKLASQPDARLRVATLIGTKAKADTGMPVRLALANAPELRMAAAADDKVVLAAADPAPVESYAPPPPVLASADTSIRTVELPMPQRDENGVVPVTELPQPSAAPDVIMADAAPYRAAPGAPAETVRPAQAQALELATRIVPAAFNSKKPNGWAVQLGAYDSLGIAKEKWDVLKKRNSMLTSFPASSHAAVVKGRTFYRLTVNGLATRGDATEMCRQLKAQGQVCFIRQMGGAENIQWAAKSSPLRLASR; from the coding sequence ATGAAACGCAACATGCTGATGAAGCTGGCCATTTCGGGCTTCGTCCTCGGCGTGACGACCTTTGGGAACGGCACGCTCGCCTCGGCTTCGAACAAGCCGACGGTCGCCGAAAAGTCGGCGGGTGCGGCGCGTGTCGCGCTCGAAAAGGGCAAGGCGAACAAGGCGGTCGGCCATGCCGAAGCCGCGGTTGCCGCAAGCCCGCGCGACGCCGGCTATCGCGCGCTGCTCGGCCAGGCCTATCTTAACGACGGCCGTTTCGATTCGGCTGCGGCGGCGCTTACCGAGGCGATGGAGCTCGGTGCGACCGACGCGAACACCATCCTTGCGCTGACGCTGGCGCAGATTGCGCAGGGCAAGACGCCCGATGCCGTCGCGTTGCTGAATGCCCACCAGGCGACCGTGCCCGCGCCCGACGCCGGGTTGGCGCTGGCGCTGGCGGGCGACAGCGAATCGGCGATCTATGTCCTGACCGAAGCGGCGCGTGCCGAGGGCGCGAGCGCCCGCACGCGGCAGAATCTGGCGCTGGCCTTCGCGCTGTCGGGCCGCTGGGCGCAGGCCCGCGTACTCGCCGCGCAGGATCTGTCGCTCGCAAAGCTCGACGCGCGCATGGGCGAATGGTCGAAACTCGCATCGCAGCCCGACGCGCGCCTGCGTGTCGCGACGCTGATCGGCACGAAGGCGAAGGCCGACACCGGCATGCCGGTCCGTCTCGCGCTGGCCAATGCGCCTGAGTTGCGGATGGCCGCCGCGGCGGACGACAAGGTCGTGCTTGCCGCCGCCGACCCGGCGCCGGTCGAGAGCTACGCCCCGCCGCCGCCCGTGCTGGCGAGCGCCGACACCAGCATCCGTACGGTCGAACTGCCGATGCCGCAGCGCGACGAGAATGGCGTCGTCCCGGTGACCGAACTGCCGCAGCCGTCAGCGGCTCCGGACGTGATCATGGCCGACGCAGCGCCCTATCGCGCCGCACCCGGCGCACCCGCCGAAACCGTGCGCCCCGCGCAGGCGCAGGCGCTCGAGCTCGCGACGCGGATCGTTCCCGCCGCCTTCAATTCCAAGAAGCCGAACGGTTGGGCCGTCCAGCTCGGCGCCTATGACAGCCTTGGCATCGCCAAGGAAAAATGGGACGTGCTGAAAAAGCGGAACAGCATGCTCACCAGCTTCCCGGCGTCCAGCCATGCGGCGGTCGTGAAGGGGCGCACCTTCTATCGCCTGACGGTCAACGGCCTGGCAACGCGCGGCGACGCGACCGAGATGTGCCGCCAACTGAAAGCGCAGGGGCAGGTGTGCTTCATCCGCCAGATGGGCGGCGCCGAAAACATCCAGTGGGCCGCGAAATCGAGCCCGCTGCGCCTCGCGTCGCGATAG
- a CDS encoding dihydroorotase → MELKPLHITGALLVDGDTPRPGSLLVIDGRIAALDPAEVPEGTETVDARGQWLAPGIIDLGVFATDKPAFHFGGITRAALMPDSGPLDSAGLVERAAKGGKPDLWVHPLAAATKGLEGRELAEIGLMKQAGARAIATGRNRIPDSGVMRRVLTYAASLGLVTIIHAEDEGLTAGAVATDGEMATRLGLSSAPAIAEAIAITRDLALVEETGAPVHFRQVTTARGLDLIRAAKAKGLPVLCGITPAHLLLSDTAIGDFRTFARLSPPLRSEDDRQACLAAIADGTIDILASGHDPRGPEDKRLPFAEALPGMAGAETLLALGLGLVRDGDISPGRLFELLAATPACLLGVDAGRLAVGMEADLILVNDGTPWQVDAKKMAAWAGNTPFDGMPVQGRATAMWKGGLRIR, encoded by the coding sequence ATGGAACTGAAACCGCTCCACATCACCGGCGCGCTGCTGGTCGACGGCGACACGCCGCGTCCGGGCAGCCTGCTCGTCATCGATGGCCGCATCGCCGCGCTCGACCCGGCCGAAGTTCCCGAAGGCACCGAAACCGTGGACGCTCGCGGCCAGTGGCTCGCCCCCGGAATCATCGATCTCGGCGTCTTTGCCACCGACAAGCCCGCCTTCCACTTCGGCGGCATCACGCGCGCCGCGCTGATGCCCGACAGCGGGCCGCTCGACAGCGCCGGGCTCGTCGAGCGCGCCGCCAAGGGCGGCAAGCCCGACCTCTGGGTCCACCCCCTCGCCGCCGCGACCAAGGGGCTCGAAGGCCGCGAACTCGCCGAAATCGGCCTGATGAAGCAGGCCGGCGCGCGCGCCATCGCGACCGGCCGCAACCGCATCCCCGACAGCGGCGTCATGCGGCGCGTGCTGACCTATGCCGCCTCGCTCGGCCTCGTCACGATCATCCATGCCGAGGATGAAGGGCTGACGGCGGGTGCCGTTGCCACCGACGGCGAGATGGCGACCCGGCTCGGCCTGTCCTCTGCCCCCGCCATCGCCGAAGCGATAGCGATCACGCGCGACCTCGCGCTGGTCGAGGAAACCGGCGCGCCCGTCCATTTCCGTCAGGTCACGACCGCGCGCGGGCTCGACCTGATCCGCGCCGCCAAGGCGAAGGGCTTGCCCGTCCTCTGCGGCATCACCCCCGCACACCTGCTGCTCTCGGATACGGCAATCGGCGATTTCCGTACCTTCGCGCGCCTGTCGCCGCCGCTGCGCAGCGAGGACGACCGTCAGGCGTGCCTCGCCGCAATCGCCGACGGCACGATCGACATCCTCGCCTCCGGCCACGACCCGCGCGGCCCCGAGGACAAGCGCCTCCCCTTCGCCGAAGCGTTGCCCGGCATGGCGGGCGCCGAGACGCTGCTCGCGCTCGGCCTGGGCCTCGTCCGCGACGGCGATATTTCTCCGGGACGCCTGTTCGAACTGCTCGCGGCCACCCCCGCCTGCCTCCTCGGCGTCGATGCCGGCCGCCTCGCCGTGGGCATGGAAGCCGACCTGATCCTCGTCAACGACGGAACGCCCTGGCAGGTCGATGCCAAGAAAATGGCGGCCTGGGCGGGCAACACCCCCTTCGACGGCATGCCGGTGCAAGGCCGCGCGACCGCGATGTGGAAGGGCGGCCTGCGCATCCGCTAG
- a CDS encoding aspartate carbamoyltransferase catalytic subunit has product MTNTTIRPASDYPPGGDAFRHRHLTGIAQLTPWEISYVLDAAEQWVEMNRSGAAKHDDRLAGLTIINAFFENSTRTLLSFEIAGKRLGADVVNMHAAQSSVKKGETLIDTAMTLNAMRADAIVIRHQSSGAVQLIADKVDCPVLNAGDGRHEHPTQALLDALTIRRRKGRVEGLTIAICGDVLHSRVARSNILALTLLGNEVRIVAPPTLTPPAIDRMHVTTFADMDEGIKDADVVMMLRLQNERMDGAYLPSAREYHALYGLTPKRLEKAKPDAIVMHPGPMNRGVEIDSSVADDVKRSTITEQVEMGVAVRMACLDILTRRKRGVPGWN; this is encoded by the coding sequence ATGACAAACACAACCATCCGACCCGCCAGCGATTATCCGCCCGGCGGCGATGCCTTTCGCCATCGCCACCTCACCGGCATCGCCCAGCTCACGCCGTGGGAGATTTCCTACGTCCTCGACGCCGCCGAACAATGGGTCGAGATGAACCGCAGCGGCGCCGCCAAACATGACGACCGGCTCGCCGGGCTGACGATCATCAACGCCTTTTTCGAAAATTCGACGCGCACCCTGCTGTCTTTCGAAATCGCCGGAAAGCGCCTCGGCGCCGACGTCGTCAACATGCACGCCGCACAGTCGAGCGTGAAGAAGGGCGAGACGCTGATCGACACCGCGATGACGCTCAACGCGATGCGCGCCGACGCCATCGTCATCCGCCATCAAAGCTCGGGCGCGGTGCAACTGATCGCCGACAAGGTCGATTGTCCGGTGCTCAACGCCGGCGACGGCCGCCACGAACATCCGACGCAGGCGCTGCTCGACGCGCTGACCATCCGGCGCCGCAAGGGCCGGGTCGAGGGCCTCACCATCGCCATCTGCGGCGACGTCCTCCACAGCCGCGTTGCACGCTCGAACATCCTCGCGCTGACGCTGCTCGGCAACGAGGTACGGATCGTCGCGCCGCCGACGCTCACCCCGCCGGCGATCGACCGCATGCATGTCACGACCTTCGCCGACATGGACGAAGGCATCAAGGACGCCGACGTCGTGATGATGCTCCGCCTCCAGAACGAGCGCATGGACGGCGCCTACCTACCGTCGGCGCGCGAATATCATGCGCTCTACGGCCTGACCCCGAAGCGGCTCGAAAAAGCGAAACCCGATGCGATCGTCATGCACCCCGGCCCGATGAACCGCGGGGTGGAGATCGACAGCAGCGTCGCCGACGATGTCAAACGCTCGACAATCACCGAGCAGGTCGAAATGGGGGTCGCGGTCCGCATGGCGTGCCTCGACATATTGACGCGCCGCAAGCGGGGAGTGCCGGGATGGAACTGA
- the ruvX gene encoding Holliday junction resolvase RuvX, which yields MITTTAPDFAAALPNGGRLMGLDVGTKTIGVAFCDAGWSFATPDKTIVRKKFSADLDALRMLVAAHSITGLVVGLPLNMDGSDSPRTQSTRAFARNLAPLALPLLLWDERWSTAAVERAMIAADVSRAKRAERVDSAAAAFILQGAIDALTRA from the coding sequence ATGATCACCACCACCGCTCCCGACTTTGCCGCCGCGCTCCCGAACGGCGGCCGCCTGATGGGCCTCGACGTCGGCACCAAGACGATCGGCGTCGCCTTCTGCGACGCCGGCTGGAGCTTCGCGACTCCCGACAAGACGATCGTCCGCAAGAAATTCTCGGCCGACCTCGACGCGCTCAGGATGCTCGTCGCCGCGCATTCGATCACCGGCCTCGTCGTCGGCCTCCCCCTCAACATGGACGGCAGCGACAGCCCGCGTACCCAAAGCACCCGCGCCTTCGCGCGCAACCTCGCCCCGCTCGCCCTCCCCCTCCTCCTCTGGGACGAACGCTGGTCGACCGCCGCGGTCGAGCGCGCGATGATCGCCGCCGACGTCAGCCGCGCCAAACGCGCCGAACGCGTCGACAGCGCCGCCGCCGCCTTCATTCTGCAGGGCGCAATCGACGCCCTGACCCGGGCTTGA
- a CDS encoding DUF3089 domain-containing protein, which translates to MARKFLYLIAAIIILVLGIGIAWQLAPGWFGRVAFVPSTEFKPQAAIAPNAYDDPAMWISRPGLENDPSNWRPPAEGDAAAKADGDKLIPPARAATTTAPAEAAAAKGDAAIFFVHPTSYYSKSSWNAPLEDRDANYRTTLFMQGMASAFGDAGELWAPRYRQATLGAFLAEDRVTAGKAIDAAYRDVEQAFDAFLAAQPKNRPIILAGHSQGALHIETLIKNRIAGTPLAKRIVAAYIIGWPISVDTDIAALGLPACQTPEQKGCLISWATFAEPADPIMVTDAYDGTIGYDGRPRAGTRMLCTNPLTGIPDTAAGPEANIGTLKPADGFKKGSLVAGKIGAKCDDTRGLLMIGDAEVAKDYAPSYVLPGNNYHVFDITLFWANVRADVLRRLATFEGKPSPVPPAAAPLPAPAAPTAPLAAAPKT; encoded by the coding sequence ATGGCCCGCAAATTCCTCTACCTCATCGCCGCGATCATCATCCTCGTCCTCGGTATCGGCATCGCCTGGCAACTCGCCCCCGGCTGGTTCGGCCGCGTCGCCTTCGTGCCGTCGACGGAATTCAAACCGCAGGCTGCAATCGCCCCCAACGCCTATGACGATCCTGCGATGTGGATTTCGCGCCCGGGTCTCGAAAACGACCCGTCGAACTGGCGCCCGCCGGCGGAAGGCGATGCGGCTGCCAAGGCCGACGGCGACAAGCTGATCCCGCCCGCCCGCGCCGCGACGACAACCGCCCCCGCCGAAGCCGCCGCGGCCAAGGGCGATGCCGCGATCTTCTTCGTCCACCCGACCAGCTATTACAGCAAGTCGAGCTGGAACGCGCCGCTCGAAGACCGCGACGCCAATTACCGCACCACCCTGTTCATGCAGGGCATGGCGAGCGCTTTCGGCGACGCCGGCGAACTCTGGGCCCCGCGCTACCGCCAGGCGACGCTCGGTGCCTTCCTCGCCGAGGATCGCGTGACCGCGGGCAAGGCGATCGATGCCGCCTATCGCGACGTCGAACAGGCCTTCGACGCTTTCCTCGCCGCGCAGCCCAAAAACCGGCCGATCATCCTCGCCGGGCACAGCCAGGGCGCGCTGCACATCGAAACGCTGATCAAGAACCGCATCGCCGGCACCCCGCTCGCGAAGCGGATTGTCGCCGCTTACATCATCGGCTGGCCGATCAGCGTCGATACCGACATCGCGGCGCTTGGCCTCCCCGCCTGCCAGACCCCCGAGCAAAAGGGTTGCCTGATCAGTTGGGCCACCTTCGCCGAGCCCGCCGATCCGATCATGGTCACCGACGCCTATGACGGCACGATCGGCTACGACGGCCGCCCGCGCGCGGGCACGCGCATGCTGTGCACCAATCCGCTCACCGGCATCCCCGATACCGCGGCGGGCCCGGAGGCCAATATCGGCACGCTCAAGCCCGCCGACGGCTTCAAGAAGGGGTCGCTCGTCGCGGGCAAGATCGGCGCGAAATGCGACGATACGCGCGGTCTGCTGATGATCGGCGATGCCGAGGTCGCCAAGGATTATGCGCCAAGCTATGTGCTGCCGGGCAATAATTACCACGTCTTCGACATCACGCTGTTCTGGGCGAACGTCCGCGCCGACGTGCTGCGGCGCCTCGCGACGTTCGAAGGCAAGCCCTCGCCGGTACCGCCGGCGGCGGCGCCGTTGCCCGCTCCGGCTGCTCCGACAGCCCCGCTAGCTGCGGCACCGAAAACCTGA
- a CDS encoding DUF4153 domain-containing protein: protein MTDAPASTPAPDSPRLASVRLDENDAPWPLRPWIMAAIGALAGLLFHMLVDRQYVAEPAPLLDALAAFIAVSTVVFLLGVEIRRWHWALGFALLWGAVMGLISGYSAGYNLNGSPIEWPFWSGILAVLVATPLFQTRRDVARDWRFWRLWQMPYERLHSHAWTDAVIGAAGLVFVGITFLLVVLIGQMFKLIGIDLIERLLNGEWFGWMLAGAAFGGAVGLLRERDKLVATLQRLVMIVLGVLAPVLAAALALFLLSLLGTGLTPLWDSGFSTAALMMAAAAFAVLLANAVIGNGRDDRSANRFLQIAAAVLVAAVLPLAVIAFYSMHLRVIQYGWTPERIWGVIAAIIALAYGAAGLWSVAKGRRDFDDLLRPLQQKLAIGLMLLALFLALPAMDFGAISTRDQLARLKTGTTKAETFDWAALAFDFGPAGRRALADLAKSPDKARAGLAKWALAAKNRWDLNVPGEAVNAADVTYGAKPIRDKVRVLPAGQRLPPEAYAALDTRGQCKTAPCAAYVLGPDRIVVAGRGNNVVLFARDAKTGEWAEDYEGFRGGAIAEGLTPGELEKAAIEVRPVERRQLFVNGKPLGEDFE, encoded by the coding sequence ATGACCGACGCCCCCGCAAGCACGCCCGCCCCCGATTCGCCCCGGCTCGCCTCGGTACGCCTCGACGAAAATGACGCACCCTGGCCGTTGCGCCCGTGGATCATGGCGGCGATCGGGGCGCTCGCGGGGCTATTGTTTCACATGCTTGTCGACCGTCAATATGTCGCCGAACCGGCGCCGCTGCTCGACGCGCTTGCGGCCTTTATCGCCGTTTCAACGGTGGTTTTCCTGCTCGGCGTCGAAATCCGCCGCTGGCACTGGGCGCTGGGTTTCGCGCTGCTTTGGGGCGCGGTGATGGGGCTGATCAGCGGCTATTCGGCGGGTTACAATCTCAATGGGTCGCCGATCGAATGGCCGTTCTGGTCAGGAATCCTGGCGGTGCTCGTCGCGACGCCGCTGTTCCAGACGCGCCGCGACGTCGCGCGCGACTGGCGCTTCTGGAGGCTGTGGCAGATGCCGTACGAGCGGCTGCACAGCCATGCCTGGACCGACGCGGTGATCGGCGCGGCGGGGCTTGTCTTCGTCGGCATCACCTTTCTGCTCGTCGTGCTGATCGGGCAGATGTTCAAGCTGATCGGAATCGACCTGATCGAGCGCTTGCTGAACGGCGAATGGTTCGGCTGGATGCTCGCGGGCGCGGCGTTCGGCGGCGCGGTCGGGCTGCTGCGCGAGCGCGACAAGCTGGTCGCGACCTTACAGCGGCTGGTGATGATCGTGCTCGGCGTGCTGGCGCCGGTTCTGGCGGCCGCGCTGGCGCTGTTCCTGCTGTCGCTGCTTGGCACCGGGCTGACGCCGCTCTGGGATTCGGGGTTTTCGACCGCGGCGTTGATGATGGCGGCGGCGGCGTTCGCAGTGCTGCTCGCCAATGCGGTGATCGGCAACGGGCGCGACGACCGGTCCGCGAACCGCTTCCTGCAGATCGCGGCGGCGGTGCTGGTCGCGGCGGTGCTGCCGCTCGCGGTCATCGCCTTTTATTCGATGCATTTGCGCGTCATTCAGTACGGCTGGACGCCCGAGCGCATCTGGGGCGTGATCGCGGCGATCATCGCGCTCGCTTATGGCGCGGCGGGATTGTGGTCGGTTGCGAAGGGGCGCCGCGATTTTGACGATCTGCTGCGGCCTTTGCAGCAGAAGCTGGCGATCGGATTGATGCTGCTGGCGCTGTTCCTCGCGTTGCCGGCGATGGATTTCGGCGCGATTTCGACGCGCGACCAGTTGGCGCGATTGAAAACCGGGACGACGAAGGCCGAGACGTTCGACTGGGCGGCGCTGGCGTTCGATTTCGGGCCTGCCGGGCGGCGGGCGCTCGCCGATCTGGCGAAGTCGCCCGACAAGGCGCGCGCCGGGCTGGCGAAATGGGCGCTCGCCGCGAAGAATCGCTGGGACCTGAACGTCCCGGGCGAGGCCGTCAATGCCGCCGATGTGACCTATGGCGCCAAGCCGATCCGCGACAAGGTGCGGGTGCTGCCGGCGGGGCAGCGATTGCCGCCCGAGGCCTATGCGGCGCTCGATACGCGCGGCCAGTGCAAGACCGCGCCGTGCGCTGCCTATGTGCTGGGTCCCGACCGCATCGTCGTGGCCGGACGCGGCAACAATGTCGTGCTGTTCGCGCGCGATGCAAAGACCGGCGAATGGGCCGAGGATTATGAAGGGTTTCGCGGCGGCGCGATCGCGGAGGGTCTGACGCCGGGCGAACTCGAAAAGGCGGCGATCGAGGTGCGGCCGGTCGAGCGGCGGCAGCTCTTCGTCAACGGCAAGCCGCTCGGCGAGGATTTCGAGTGA
- the gatC gene encoding Asp-tRNA(Asn)/Glu-tRNA(Gln) amidotransferase subunit GatC translates to MAIDQATVRKIASLARIAISDAEAAAMEGELNGILGWVEQLGEVDVTGVEPMTAVIPNNLRLRDDVVDADPLTGGNRRDDILANAPAPQHGFFGVPKVIE, encoded by the coding sequence ATGGCAATCGATCAGGCAACAGTGAGGAAAATCGCGTCGCTGGCGCGCATCGCGATCAGCGATGCGGAAGCCGCCGCGATGGAAGGCGAATTGAACGGCATTCTGGGCTGGGTCGAGCAACTCGGCGAGGTCGATGTGACCGGGGTCGAACCGATGACTGCGGTGATCCCGAACAACCTGCGGCTGCGCGACGACGTCGTCGACGCCGACCCGCTGACCGGCGGCAACCGCCGCGACGATATTCTCGCCAATGCGCCTGCGCCGCAGCATGGGTTCTTTGGCGTTCCCAAGGTAATCGAATAA